aaagtgcatttatgtattttatgtttggaTATTAGGTTAAAGTGacacagtttttatttaacaggtCGCGCTCGCCCTATGAAGTCTGTAACAACGAACAGAAAGTCGAAAAACATAGCAACAACACTGGACGCCGAGAAAAAGCATGAATGTAACATTTGCCAACGAAATTTTAAGTACAAAAGTCTGCTAATAATACATTTCCGCACGCACACCGGCGAGAAACCCTACGATTGCAGTGTCTGTCACAAAAAGTTTGTCCAAAAAGTGCATTTGAGAAATCATCTAGTGACGCACGGCGTCAAACTCGATGAGAAACCTCTGACGTTCGAATGCCACATTTGTCAAAAGAATTTCAAACGGAAACATCACTTGAAAGAACACGTGCGAATACATTCAGACGAGAAACCTTTCAAATGTGAACTCTGTTCGTACACAGTAATACGTAAACACGATTTCTCAAACCATATGCGGACGCATACTGGCGAGAAACCACATGAATGTAGCATTTGCAAGCGTCGGTTTAACTTTAGGGGCACTTTACGGGAGCATTTGAGGACTCACACCGGTGAGAAACCTTATGGGTGTGACGTGTGTCCGCGTCGTTTTAGCCATTTGCACGTCCTGAAGAGTCATAAAAGGACGCACACTGACGAGAAACCTTTCGAATGTGATGTTTGTTTTCAGCGTTTTAATCAGAAATCTCACTTGAAATCTCATATGAGTATTCATACCGGTGAGAAACCTCACGAGTGTGGGTTTTGTTTGAGGCGTTTTTGCCGCAGGCGGGCGTTGGACGAGCATATAAGAACTCACACCGGTGAGAAACCGTTTGAATGTGAAGTTTGTCTTCATCGGTTCGCTCAAAAGAGCAATCTACACAAACACGTGAGAAAACACCAACATTTCAAGGCTGCGACCGGAGATTTTAATAATGGCCACGAGCCAGAGTAATGTGCACATTCACATTTTAcgttcaaattattataagatatacatcacttattgacgtcgaaATTTTACGTATAATTAAGTCTACCGCTGACTTTCAAAGCTTGATTATTTCCGGATAAACCTAGATTTAGCCGTTATCATTTCGGCGTAAAATTTACATCTGTTTTCGAAAAGAACTCTGAGGCACCCTGTCGGCGAACTcgccaaagttcggcgaactccCGCTATAATTAATGGCCGGCacaaaattgaaaactaaAACTCTTGGGAGTTTTTTCGAAAACAGATTTCACacagatgtttatctattggaAGAAGTATTTGGttagttgaaatttaaatctacATATAGATTTTTGCTAGCAAAGAACAATTCGAATATAATAGTGCATATTGCAATGCAAGGCTTGCCTGATCGctgtacatacatagatattttttttatatatgtagagGCTTTTCTTTAAGGTGGATTGCCGAATATAACAGTATTTTAGTTTCAAGTAATTATTGtgaatagaataaattatttaaaattggcgTGTTCTTGTCATTTCCCTGAGAGTTTTCCCCGGTTGTTTCTTCAGCTGTtgaacgtcggagcccagtgtTAGCTATTAAAACTATGTAACTTATTACTGTATGCGGCAAACATCTCAAAGAAgcagtggtggtggtgtataGGTTAGTGACCTTTGAACCGAAATGTCCCAGGTTCAATTCCTACTcataccacatgagtttgtatatcaatctgactcatgtatgaGTAGTGTGTggaatggagaaggcaatggcaaaccactccattaatattgccaagaaaagTCACATAATGACCCCCAGCGTCCACTAAAacatgaccctcagccatgagggaCCACGAGTCAATAATCATAGGGATCCGACTGAAGGAGGGGGGAATGCAGCCTAAGATTGCCTTTAGCTGCGTAAAACGACGACTGATATgactaataaacatttaaatgatTATGTTTGAGGACACTATTTTTTTGGGCAATATaccttacataaaaatataaaaatggtttCCGGGGCTTGGTTTAATGACTCAAACTTGAAGTTGAGTTAGAATCTTTTTCACTCTTACTGTTATTTTgtgttaactttaaaaaaattccaattatttgttatttttcttacttctctttaaattgaaaatgattgATGATTTTTATGTACTCAGCAGACCTTTCTCTTTCGAAGAAGACATGACATAGGCAGTAAACTTactgcaatattttaatattttttataagtagtaGTAATGTCCTTTGTTTGGCGAGAAACCAGTGTTGGTTTTGAGTGTGTAATATAATGAATGATTATTACCGCCAATATTTCCACCAGCATGGCTGCAGGCGGCTGGTCCACGACATTTTCGtaaattctattaaaaaaaaaattaaataaatattggtaaTTACTTAGTACCCCGTCTAgtattgtacaaaaatctgtccagtaATTTTTATGGTGTTCATACAGACTGCAAGATCAAGATTGTAATGAATTTTACTCATGGGGATATTATGCATGTAATGCTAGATTTTTCTAAGTATTTTCTTAGTAAGTTATATTGCAAATTCGATTACCTACTGCAAACTCTACTTCGCAcacagtacctacttactattaTGCAAGAGACAAATTTTCACAGCAAGTACCT
This sequence is a window from Plodia interpunctella isolate USDA-ARS_2022_Savannah chromosome 29, ilPloInte3.2, whole genome shotgun sequence. Protein-coding genes within it:
- the LOC128682231 gene encoding gastrula zinc finger protein XlCGF8.2DB-like; protein product: MDDHDPLGEEHSVSDDQNFCVAVTEIKQEPIDEGDISSCCETILVEAVNDGLDTGIGNVNDTLFEGRKTRAKGRARPMKSVTTNRKSKNIATTLDAEKKHECNICQRNFKYKSLLIIHFRTHTGEKPYDCSVCHKKFVQKVHLRNHLVTHGVKLDEKPLTFECHICQKNFKRKHHLKEHVRIHSDEKPFKCELCSYTVIRKHDFSNHMRTHTGEKPHECSICKRRFNFRGTLREHLRTHTGEKPYGCDVCPRRFSHLHVLKSHKRTHTDEKPFECDVCFQRFNQKSHLKSHMSIHTGEKPHECGFCLRRFCRRRALDEHIRTHTGEKPFECEVCLHRFAQKSNLHKHVRKHQHFKAATGDFNNGHEPE